From Leptospira venezuelensis, a single genomic window includes:
- the kdpC gene encoding potassium-transporting ATPase subunit KdpC, protein MIRALLQLGLWTFVCGIIYPALVFGFSKLTFPKESSGSLIALNGKIVGSELLAQSFDSPEYFHSRPSAVGYDPSSSGASNLGPTSSQLSKKVDERKDYWIALGGAEPVPLELLYSSGSGLDPHLSPEAVKYQIPIVAKSNGISEGRLIQLVEDSIESPKWGLFGSAKINILKLNLRLRSVYLEKNILKN, encoded by the coding sequence ATGATAAGGGCTCTCTTACAATTAGGGCTTTGGACTTTTGTCTGTGGGATTATTTATCCTGCTCTAGTATTTGGATTTTCTAAATTAACTTTTCCAAAGGAAAGTTCAGGCTCTTTGATTGCGTTAAATGGAAAAATAGTCGGTTCCGAATTACTTGCTCAGTCTTTCGATTCACCTGAATATTTTCATTCTAGACCTTCTGCAGTAGGATATGATCCTTCTTCTTCCGGCGCTTCTAATCTTGGACCTACTAGTTCTCAACTTTCTAAAAAAGTAGATGAGAGGAAAGACTATTGGATCGCTCTTGGAGGAGCAGAGCCTGTTCCTCTTGAACTATTGTATTCATCCGGAAGTGGATTAGATCCCCATCTGAGCCCGGAAGCTGTGAAATATCAAATTCCAATTGTTGCGAAATCGAATGGAATTTCAGAAGGTAGATTGATTCAATTGGTAGAAGACTCAATAGAATCGCCTAAATGGGGATTGTTCGGTTCTGCTAAGATCAATATTCTAAAATTGAATCTAAGGTTGAGATCGGTTTACTTAGAGAAGAATATTCTTAAAAATTAA
- the kdpB gene encoding potassium-transporting ATPase subunit KdpB — MKNKNSSFFQDPKSLLKAILDSFLKLDPKIQWKNPVMFIVYIGAILSSYDLVFHPVNFSFGLQISIWLWATVLFANFAEALAEGRGKAKAESLKKTRKESKANKLNGNSVVIVPSSELRTGDKVVCKAGDQIPGDGEVVEGIASVDESAITGESAPVIRESGGDRSAVTGGTKVLSDRIVVQITTDPGKTFIDKMISLVEGASRQKTPNEIALSILLSALSLVFLVAITSLVPAVFYSQKEGGGNLGLSGSFPALVGLLVCLIPTTIGGLLSAIGISGMDRLMRRNVIAKSGRAIEAAGDIDVLLLDKTGTITLGNRMATRFLPAPGISEKNIADAAQLASLSDETPEGRSIVVLAKEKFDLRGRNLSELGGRFVPFTAKSKMSGVDFDPDAEGKTRPSIRKGASESIRNYITGLGGEYPKEISDIVDEIAREGGTPLVVSEGREILGVIHLKDIVKGGIKERFSRLRQMGIRTVMITGDNPLTAAAIAAEAGVDDFIAEATPETKLKRIREEQSGGKLVAMIGDGTNDAPALAQADVGVAMNTGTQTAREAGNMIDLDSNPTKLIEIVEIGKQLLMTRGSLTTFSIANDVSKYFVILPAMFAGLFPIAGVGALSILNILGFASSESAVLSAVIFNALILVFLVPLALKGVSYRPAGADSVLARNVFIYGLGGLILPFFGIKGIDLILSFTKGVFA, encoded by the coding sequence ATGAAAAATAAAAATTCATCTTTTTTTCAGGATCCTAAGTCTTTGCTAAAAGCTATTTTGGATTCTTTCCTGAAATTGGATCCGAAAATTCAATGGAAAAATCCTGTGATGTTTATCGTATACATAGGAGCAATATTAAGTTCTTATGATTTGGTCTTTCATCCTGTAAATTTTAGTTTTGGCCTGCAAATTTCTATTTGGTTATGGGCCACAGTCTTGTTCGCAAATTTTGCAGAAGCTTTAGCAGAAGGTAGGGGAAAGGCAAAAGCAGAATCCCTGAAAAAAACAAGAAAGGAATCCAAAGCGAATAAATTAAACGGAAATTCTGTAGTTATAGTTCCTTCTTCCGAGTTAAGAACTGGAGATAAGGTAGTTTGTAAAGCAGGAGACCAAATACCGGGTGATGGTGAGGTGGTAGAAGGTATCGCATCCGTGGATGAGTCTGCTATAACCGGAGAGTCCGCACCAGTAATTCGGGAATCAGGAGGGGACAGATCTGCAGTTACCGGGGGCACAAAAGTTTTAAGTGATAGGATCGTAGTTCAGATCACAACAGATCCCGGAAAAACTTTCATTGATAAGATGATCTCTCTTGTAGAAGGAGCTTCTAGGCAAAAGACTCCGAATGAGATCGCGCTTTCGATCCTTCTTTCTGCATTATCTTTGGTTTTTTTAGTAGCGATTACATCACTGGTGCCAGCAGTCTTCTATAGCCAAAAAGAAGGAGGTGGAAATTTAGGACTTTCAGGTTCTTTTCCTGCGTTAGTTGGTCTTCTAGTTTGTTTAATCCCCACTACAATCGGTGGGTTATTGTCCGCAATTGGGATCAGCGGTATGGATAGGCTTATGAGAAGGAACGTAATTGCCAAATCGGGAAGAGCAATAGAAGCAGCCGGAGATATAGATGTTCTCCTTTTAGATAAAACAGGAACAATCACTTTAGGGAACCGAATGGCAACGAGATTCCTTCCTGCTCCAGGAATTTCAGAAAAGAATATTGCCGATGCTGCGCAACTTGCTTCCCTTTCTGACGAAACACCGGAAGGAAGATCGATTGTAGTACTCGCAAAAGAAAAATTCGATCTAAGAGGAAGGAATTTATCAGAGTTAGGAGGGCGATTTGTTCCTTTTACTGCTAAAAGTAAAATGAGCGGTGTTGACTTTGATCCCGACGCAGAAGGAAAAACAAGACCTTCGATCCGAAAGGGAGCTTCTGAATCCATCCGAAATTATATTACCGGTTTAGGTGGAGAATATCCAAAAGAGATTTCGGATATTGTAGATGAGATTGCAAGAGAGGGAGGAACTCCTCTGGTTGTCTCGGAAGGAAGAGAAATTTTAGGTGTCATTCACTTGAAAGATATCGTAAAAGGTGGGATCAAAGAAAGATTTTCAAGGCTTAGGCAAATGGGAATTCGAACAGTGATGATCACCGGGGACAATCCTTTAACTGCGGCAGCGATTGCTGCGGAAGCTGGAGTGGATGATTTTATTGCAGAAGCAACTCCAGAAACGAAACTAAAACGTATCCGTGAAGAACAATCCGGTGGGAAACTTGTAGCAATGATAGGTGACGGAACAAATGACGCACCAGCTTTAGCACAAGCGGATGTGGGTGTTGCGATGAATACAGGAACCCAAACAGCAAGAGAAGCTGGGAATATGATCGATTTGGATAGTAATCCGACTAAACTAATTGAAATCGTAGAGATTGGAAAACAACTTCTTATGACAAGAGGTTCTTTGACTACTTTTAGTATTGCAAATGATGTTTCTAAATATTTTGTGATCCTTCCTGCGATGTTTGCTGGATTATTTCCCATCGCTGGAGTAGGTGCTTTATCTATTTTGAATATTCTTGGTTTTGCAAGTTCTGAATCTGCGGTTTTAAGTGCAGTGATTTTTAATGCGCTTATCTTGGTATTTTTGGTTCCCCTCGCATTAAAGGGAGTGAGTTATAGGCCAGCGGGTGCAGATTCAGTTCTGGCCCGAAATGTGTTTATCTATGGTTTAGGCGGACTCATACTTCCTTTTTTCGGGATAAAAGGTATCGATCTGATTTTAAGTTTTACTAAAGGGGTGTTCGCATGA